A part of Chloroflexota bacterium genomic DNA contains:
- a CDS encoding ribonuclease H-like domain-containing protein codes for MADWNSLEDQLKALGVQMGKDKRLTNKRAKRYPIEKVVSGEYWQMVTGEVFCHEEFYPMDYIHGSKPLTPSEPIEVLCHWAGAQQLSLGDLQDFVFLDTETSGLAGGTGTYAFEVGLGRFTPEGFRLAQFFMRHPGEEPTLLAGLNAFMDGMKAVVTYNGKSFDIPLLNTRYTMMGMDTPFTGIDHFDLLPLARRLWKIRLESRTLGNVEQQILGVARGEEEVPGYMIPQMYFDFLRTQDARPMAGIFYHNAIDILSLAGLFGHMAFLLDDPHSDRIRHGEDIVALARFFESMGEISEAEALYNKSLTVDLSEEIHWDTVQRLSFLVKRKGDWQAAIALWKQAAENEHLYAFVEIAKYYEHRVKDIEEAHRWTVGGITVLNSRHFPAYQYRFWQESLSHRLERLETRLARENPD; via the coding sequence ATGGCTGATTGGAATTCTCTGGAAGATCAATTGAAAGCCCTGGGCGTGCAAATGGGGAAAGATAAACGCCTGACCAATAAACGCGCCAAAAGGTATCCCATCGAAAAGGTGGTTTCAGGCGAATACTGGCAAATGGTCACCGGGGAAGTCTTCTGTCACGAAGAATTCTATCCAATGGATTACATCCACGGCAGCAAGCCCCTCACCCCCAGCGAGCCGATCGAAGTCCTTTGCCATTGGGCTGGTGCGCAGCAACTTTCTTTAGGTGACCTGCAGGATTTCGTCTTTCTGGATACAGAGACGAGTGGACTGGCCGGCGGCACGGGCACTTATGCCTTCGAGGTGGGCCTAGGACGCTTCACACCGGAAGGCTTCCGGCTGGCACAGTTCTTCATGCGGCACCCCGGCGAGGAACCCACCCTCCTGGCTGGATTGAACGCCTTTATGGACGGGATGAAGGCCGTGGTAACCTATAACGGCAAATCCTTCGACATTCCCCTTTTGAACACCCGCTACACGATGATGGGCATGGATACCCCCTTCACCGGGATTGACCATTTTGACTTGTTACCCCTCGCACGGCGTTTATGGAAGATCCGCCTGGAAAGCCGCACGCTGGGAAACGTGGAACAACAGATCCTGGGCGTGGCACGCGGTGAAGAGGAAGTCCCCGGTTATATGATCCCGCAGATGTATTTCGATTTTTTGCGGACTCAGGATGCGCGCCCCATGGCGGGGATCTTCTATCACAACGCCATCGACATCCTCAGTCTGGCGGGACTTTTTGGTCACATGGCCTTTTTGCTGGATGACCCGCATTCAGACCGAATCCGTCACGGGGAAGATATCGTAGCCCTGGCGAGGTTCTTTGAATCGATGGGAGAAATCTCTGAAGCCGAAGCACTCTACAACAAGTCCCTGACGGTGGACCTCTCAGAAGAAATCCACTGGGACACTGTTCAGCGGCTCTCATTCCTCGTCAAGCGCAAAGGTGACTGGCAAGCCGCAATTGCTCTCTGGAAGCAAGCCGCAGAGAATGAACACCTCTACGCTTTCGTAGAGATTGCCAAATATTACGAACACCGGGTAAAGGACATTGAGGAAGCCCATCGCTGGACAGTCGGCGGAATCACTGTCCTCAACAGCCGCCACTTCCCTGCCTATCAATACCGCTTCTGGCAGGAGAGCCTCTCCCACCGCCTTGAGCGACTAGAAACACGATTAGCCCGGGAAAATCCAGACTAA
- a CDS encoding DEAD/DEAH box helicase, whose protein sequence is MTDKVKSILSRWRTHPTIAENVVEWRVLAQKPADLMDYPPQLSHELADILRVQGIASLYTHQALAYEKVTNGENLAVISGTASGKTFCYNLPVIDSLLKHSEGKALYLFPTKALAQDQLSGLRSILHQLNRPDVNRANIYDGDTPQHIRSTVRQESSIVLTNPDMLHTGILPHHTSWKDFFTALRFIVIDEMHAYRGVFGSHVANVIRRLKRISLFYGSQPQFILTSATISNPKQLAEKLIEKPVTVIDQDGSPHGEKHFLIYNPPILDKKTGIRQSSLLEGSMLAGELLAEDIQTIIFGQTRRGIELLLTYLRQRDPNGNPNQIRGYRSGYLPRERRAIEEGLRRGEVKGVVATSALELGIDIGGMDAAVLIGYPGSIAGTRQQAGRAGRKLAPSLSVLVASARAMDQYLARHPDYFFGRSPERALIAPDNLLILLQHIRCAAFELPFRTNEGFGAIPANRLQAFLELLSNNGELHQQADRFFWMADQYPAADISLRNATPQQVSLLLKGEYNQETIGQVDLNSAYWMVHPDAIYLHEGASYLVENLDLEAGVAYLKPAYVDYYTQAQEETKVEEKSLLKSEPVTGAQKNLGEILVTSKVIGYRRVRWFTHETLGNGKVDLPPSFLNTVGYWITINEETIAKLKDQMLWNGEPNDYGPGWDDIRQKVLNRDGERCQVCGAGGTHQPLHVHHIQPFRNFTSREAANQLQNLITLCPTCHRLAETRVRIRSGMAGFSYALANLAPLLIMCDGEDIDVHYDPNSTLGGGLPTVVLFDNIPGGLGLSENLYELHHELLMQAYETIASCECEDGCPSCVGPVGEEGSGGKTETLALLKALIGHG, encoded by the coding sequence ATGACCGATAAAGTAAAATCCATCCTCAGCCGCTGGCGGACCCACCCAACTATCGCAGAAAATGTAGTGGAATGGCGCGTCCTGGCCCAGAAGCCCGCTGATTTGATGGATTATCCCCCCCAACTCTCCCATGAATTGGCAGATATCCTCAGAGTGCAGGGCATCGCTTCCTTATATACCCACCAGGCTCTCGCCTATGAAAAGGTCACAAATGGCGAAAATCTCGCGGTGATCTCAGGAACGGCCAGCGGAAAAACTTTCTGCTATAACCTCCCGGTCATTGACAGCCTGCTCAAACACTCGGAAGGCAAAGCGCTCTATCTTTTCCCCACCAAGGCCCTGGCGCAGGACCAGCTTTCAGGGCTACGGTCCATTTTGCACCAGTTGAACCGCCCGGACGTCAACCGGGCCAACATTTACGATGGCGACACCCCGCAGCATATCCGCTCCACGGTTCGCCAGGAATCCTCAATCGTGCTCACCAACCCCGATATGCTCCACACCGGCATCCTGCCCCATCACACAAGCTGGAAGGATTTCTTCACCGCGCTGCGCTTCATTGTGATTGATGAAATGCACGCCTATCGGGGAGTCTTCGGCTCACATGTCGCCAATGTGATCCGCCGGCTCAAGCGGATCAGCCTCTTCTATGGCAGCCAGCCCCAATTCATCCTCACATCCGCCACGATCAGCAATCCCAAACAGCTAGCTGAAAAGCTGATCGAGAAACCCGTAACTGTAATTGATCAGGATGGCTCACCCCACGGTGAAAAGCACTTCCTAATCTATAACCCACCCATTCTGGACAAGAAAACAGGCATCCGGCAAAGCTCCCTCCTGGAAGGTTCAATGTTGGCAGGAGAACTGCTGGCTGAGGATATCCAAACGATCATCTTCGGTCAAACCCGGCGCGGGATTGAGCTGCTCCTGACCTACCTGCGTCAGCGAGACCCGAACGGCAACCCCAACCAAATCCGAGGCTACCGCAGTGGTTACCTGCCGCGTGAACGCCGCGCCATTGAAGAGGGCTTGCGACGGGGAGAGGTCAAAGGGGTGGTCGCCACCTCAGCGCTCGAACTGGGCATCGACATCGGTGGCATGGACGCCGCCGTCCTGATCGGCTATCCCGGCAGCATCGCCGGTACGCGCCAGCAGGCAGGCCGGGCGGGACGTAAGCTGGCCCCCTCGCTCTCCGTGCTGGTCGCCTCAGCCAGGGCCATGGACCAATACCTTGCCCGTCACCCCGATTACTTCTTTGGCCGTTCGCCGGAGCGTGCTCTGATCGCCCCCGATAACCTCCTGATCCTCCTGCAGCATATCCGTTGCGCTGCCTTTGAGCTGCCTTTCCGTACCAATGAAGGTTTCGGCGCTATCCCGGCCAATCGCCTTCAGGCTTTTCTGGAACTCCTGAGCAACAACGGCGAATTGCACCAACAGGCCGACCGCTTCTTCTGGATGGCGGACCAATACCCGGCCGCAGATATTTCGCTGCGCAATGCCACCCCACAGCAAGTCAGCCTCTTGCTAAAGGGTGAATACAACCAGGAAACTATCGGTCAGGTGGACCTGAACAGCGCCTATTGGATGGTGCACCCCGATGCCATTTACCTCCACGAAGGCGCGTCCTATCTGGTGGAAAATCTGGATCTGGAAGCGGGCGTGGCTTATCTGAAACCCGCCTATGTCGATTATTACACCCAGGCTCAGGAAGAAACCAAGGTCGAAGAGAAATCGCTGCTCAAATCCGAGCCGGTTACCGGTGCCCAAAAGAACCTGGGTGAGATCCTCGTGACCAGCAAAGTGATCGGCTACCGGCGAGTCCGCTGGTTCACCCATGAGACTCTGGGAAACGGCAAGGTGGATTTGCCTCCCAGTTTCCTGAATACGGTGGGCTACTGGATCACCATCAATGAAGAAACCATCGCAAAACTGAAAGACCAGATGCTCTGGAACGGAGAACCGAACGACTACGGTCCGGGCTGGGATGATATCCGCCAAAAGGTGCTGAACCGGGATGGCGAACGCTGTCAGGTCTGCGGTGCAGGCGGTACTCACCAACCGCTGCATGTCCATCACATCCAACCCTTCCGCAATTTCACCAGCCGGGAAGCGGCCAATCAGCTCCAAAACCTGATCACCCTCTGCCCCACCTGTCACCGCCTGGCTGAGACCAGGGTCCGTATCCGCAGCGGGATGGCTGGCTTCAGTTACGCGCTGGCGAACCTTGCCCCGCTGCTGATCATGTGCGATGGCGAGGATATTGACGTACATTACGACCCAAATTCAACCCTGGGCGGCGGTCTGCCCACGGTGGTTTTATTCGATAACATCCCCGGTGGACTGGGACTGAGCGAGAACCTCTATGAGCTGCATCATGAGCTCCTCATGCAGGCCTATGAGACCATTGCCTCATGTGAATGTGAGGATGGCTGTCCCTCCTGTGTGGGACCGGTGGGTGAAGAAGGCTCCGGCGGCAAAACGGAGACCCTGGCCCTATTGAAAGCGTTGATCGGTCATGGCTGA